A region of Nostoc sp. 'Peltigera membranacea cyanobiont' N6 DNA encodes the following proteins:
- a CDS encoding trifunctional serine/threonine-protein kinase/ATP-binding protein/sensor histidine kinase, which yields MVSTLVNIPGYHISEELYNGSRTLVYRGYRETDSLPVVIKLLKNPYPSFSELVQFRNQYTIAKNLNSPLIIQTYSLEPYQNGYALVMEDFGGISLKDYFTSDQRRYIAFLQEFLQIAIALCNALDILYRQRIIHKDIKPSNILINPETKQVKLIDFSIASLLPRETQTLINPNVLEGTLAYISPEQTGRMNRGIDYRTDFYSLGVTFYELLTGKLPFSSKDPMELVHCHIAKPAPNLRETVKGKEIPQVLCDLVSKLMAKNAESRYQSALGLKFDLEDCLYQLNKTGEIKSFPIARWDVCDRFIIPDQLYGREPEVETLLQAFERVSLGATEMMLVAGFSGIGKTVVVNEVHKPIVRQRGYFIKGKFDQFNRSIPFSAFVQAFRNLMEQLLTESDAQIQQWKNKILSAVGENGQVIIEVIPELETIIGEQPAAIELSGTAAQNRFNLLFQKFTQVFTKPEHPLVMFLDDLQWADSASLQLMQILMADTGHLLLIGAYRDNEVNPAHPFMLTLSEIQKTQATINKITLAPLSQDRVNQLVADTLKSPESLVWTLSVLIYQKTKGNPFFVTQFLKALHQENLIQFDLEFGCWQFDIAQVTIQAVTDDIVAFMALQLGKLPPSTQEVLQLAACIGNQFDLATLAIISEQSQIETAAALWKALQSGLILPIGDVYKFYVGQDNLVVTQENQETVTYKFLHDRVQQAAYSLIPDEQKTATHLQIGQLLRQNLSEIELEEKLFDIVLHLNLGQELITQVSEREVLAQLNFKAGVKARNSTAYAAARVYFQTGMKLLQLDCWQHQYELTLNLYITTAEASYLNGDFEEMEQLAAVVLQKAQTILDKVKIYEIQIAAQTAKSQMLEAIAVGRDALSQLGVDLPIAADEAQINKVLEDLVNLQSGNNPSTLVNLPRMSDRTAIAAMQLLGVLFAPVLLGMPGLLPLLGATMVKLSLQFGNAPASTVGYGLHGMILCAFLGKVETGYEFGRLALSLLEVLNAQSMKSLTLNLFGSFIQHHQQPVLATLPTLKDGYTTGIETGDFLYAGYNVAAYACNGLFAGVEVDTLSSELAAYNAVLAQMKQDSAHIYSDMVRQTVEHLRETVSQPDCLTGTIYDETLMLPKHHQDNDLTSIAIVYIYKLLLAYYFGNYQAAFNYITSVKSYLMAVSGMFFTSIFHFYAALTHLALFPTQPDAEQAKLLADAITHQTVLHQWAQNAPMNHLHKWYLIEAERHRVLGEKVAASECYDQAIALAKAHQFINEEALANELAAKFYLDWGKKRIAHEYMIEAYYGYARWGAKAKVADLEKRYPQLLASILQQTRSPLSTNETIFVVGGVTSTSSPSSSSSSVSVALDLAAILKAFQTISGEIELEKLLSSLLEIVIENAGADKCVLMLLRSEHLLIEGSITLGTQPVVLQRLLVEESQDIPLKLIYKVKHNRQTVVLSDTTGDPTLANDPYILRQQPKSILCSPILHQGKLLGILYLENNLATEAFTSDRVELLNLLCAQAAISLENAQLYQRSQNYAQQLEESLNSLSASNSRFHSLVNNVPGVVFQYPMSADGVISLSYISADCYSLLEITPEQAMSDWQFFTNMVHPDDIASFLQSQTHTIQTGSSWQWSGRIITPSGIIKWIHGESQIQRFADGSMVWDGLFLDISEQQAALHERQLAELALQEKSLALENALNDLQHAQLQIVQSEKMSALGNLVAGVAHEINNPVGCIIGNVGAVQNSINDLFGLIDLYNDKFPQPGTEIEEELETIDLEYLRDDLPKLVRAMKDGGDRIKSISKSLRTFSRADSDQKQTFNLHEGIDSTILILRHRLKASETRPAIEVVTNYGQIPAINCFPGQLNQVFMNILANAIDALDESNNGRTFAEIQANPNCITIQTSVENERVKIAITDNGKGMNESVKQKIFDHLFTTKAVGKGTGLGLAIARQIVESTHGGKLSCNSVLGEGTEFIIEIPV from the coding sequence ATGGTTAGCACTCTTGTCAATATTCCCGGATATCACATCAGTGAGGAACTCTACAATGGTTCCAGAACCCTAGTTTATCGGGGGTATCGAGAGACTGACTCATTACCTGTAGTCATTAAACTGCTAAAGAATCCATATCCAAGTTTCAGTGAACTAGTACAATTTCGGAATCAATACACCATAGCCAAAAATCTTAACTCACCTCTCATCATCCAAACCTATAGCCTGGAACCCTATCAAAATGGCTATGCGCTGGTGATGGAAGACTTTGGAGGGATTTCTTTAAAAGATTATTTCACCTCTGACCAGAGGCGATATATCGCATTTCTACAGGAATTTTTGCAGATTGCGATCGCGCTGTGCAATGCCTTAGATATTCTCTATCGTCAGCGGATTATTCATAAAGATATTAAACCCAGCAATATTTTAATTAACCCCGAAACCAAACAAGTTAAATTAATTGACTTCAGTATTGCATCTCTGCTACCACGGGAAACCCAAACCTTAATCAATCCCAATGTGTTAGAAGGCACACTTGCTTATATATCTCCAGAACAAACAGGAAGAATGAATCGGGGGATTGATTACCGCACTGACTTCTATTCTTTGGGTGTCACTTTTTACGAATTACTGACAGGAAAACTACCATTTTCATCAAAAGATCCGATGGAGTTGGTGCATTGTCATATTGCTAAACCAGCACCCAATTTAAGGGAAACGGTCAAGGGAAAAGAGATTCCTCAAGTCCTTTGCGATCTTGTCAGCAAATTGATGGCAAAAAATGCGGAATCCAGATATCAGAGTGCATTGGGACTGAAATTTGATTTAGAAGATTGTTTATATCAGCTAAATAAAACTGGTGAAATTAAGAGTTTTCCAATTGCGCGATGGGATGTGTGCGATCGCTTCATCATCCCCGATCAACTCTATGGCAGAGAACCCGAAGTAGAAACCTTACTTCAAGCATTTGAAAGAGTCAGCCTTGGCGCAACAGAAATGATGCTAGTTGCGGGGTTTTCTGGTATTGGGAAAACTGTGGTTGTCAACGAAGTTCATAAGCCTATTGTGCGACAACGCGGCTATTTTATCAAAGGGAAATTTGACCAATTTAATCGTAGTATTCCCTTCAGTGCATTTGTGCAAGCATTTCGAAATTTAATGGAGCAATTATTAACAGAAAGCGATGCTCAAATTCAGCAATGGAAAAACAAAATATTATCAGCAGTTGGTGAAAATGGACAGGTAATTATTGAAGTCATCCCCGAATTAGAAACAATTATTGGCGAACAACCAGCAGCGATAGAGTTATCAGGAACGGCGGCCCAAAATAGATTTAATTTATTGTTTCAAAAATTTACCCAAGTTTTTACCAAGCCAGAACATCCATTAGTGATGTTTTTAGATGATTTGCAATGGGCAGATTCAGCATCACTACAATTAATGCAGATATTAATGGCTGATACAGGTCATCTTTTATTAATTGGTGCTTACCGTGATAACGAGGTCAATCCAGCACATCCCTTCATGTTGACTTTGAGTGAGATTCAAAAAACTCAAGCAACGATTAATAAGATTACTTTAGCACCACTGAGTCAAGATCGAGTAAATCAGCTAGTTGCTGATACATTGAAATCTCCAGAAAGTTTGGTATGGACTCTTTCCGTATTGATTTATCAGAAAACCAAAGGGAATCCGTTTTTCGTAACCCAGTTTCTCAAAGCACTGCATCAAGAAAATCTGATTCAATTTGATTTGGAGTTCGGCTGTTGGCAATTTGATATTGCCCAAGTGACAATTCAAGCGGTTACAGATGACATTGTGGCCTTTATGGCATTGCAATTAGGAAAACTACCGCCATCAACTCAAGAGGTATTGCAGTTAGCTGCTTGTATTGGCAACCAGTTTGATTTAGCAACTTTGGCAATTATTTCCGAACAATCCCAAATTGAGACAGCTGCTGCTTTGTGGAAAGCATTACAATCAGGATTGATTTTACCAATTGGTGATGTTTATAAGTTTTATGTTGGGCAAGATAATCTTGTAGTTACTCAAGAAAATCAAGAGACTGTTACATACAAATTTTTACATGACCGAGTACAACAAGCAGCTTATTCCCTAATTCCCGATGAGCAAAAAACAGCAACTCATCTGCAAATTGGGCAGTTATTGCGACAAAACTTGTCCGAGATTGAGCTTGAGGAAAAACTGTTTGATATTGTCCTGCATTTGAATTTAGGACAAGAGTTAATTACTCAAGTAAGCGAACGAGAAGTACTTGCTCAACTGAACTTCAAAGCTGGAGTCAAGGCGAGAAATTCGACAGCCTACGCCGCAGCAAGAGTTTATTTCCAAACCGGGATGAAGCTATTACAGCTAGACTGCTGGCAACATCAGTATGAATTGACTCTGAATCTGTATATTACCACTGCTGAAGCTAGCTATTTGAATGGTGACTTTGAAGAGATGGAACAGCTAGCCGCAGTAGTATTGCAAAAAGCCCAGACCATTTTAGACAAAGTTAAAATCTACGAAATTCAAATCGCTGCACAAACAGCCAAAAGCCAAATGTTAGAGGCGATCGCAGTGGGAAGAGATGCACTGAGTCAATTAGGGGTGGATCTGCCGATTGCAGCCGATGAAGCCCAAATCAACAAAGTGCTAGAAGACCTTGTAAATCTTCAAAGCGGTAACAATCCATCTACCCTGGTTAATTTACCCAGGATGAGCGATCGCACCGCGATCGCTGCAATGCAACTATTAGGAGTGTTGTTTGCACCAGTGTTGCTGGGAATGCCCGGATTACTCCCCCTCTTGGGCGCAACGATGGTGAAGTTGTCGCTCCAGTTTGGCAATGCCCCCGCCTCGACGGTAGGATATGGGCTTCATGGCATGATTCTATGCGCCTTTTTGGGCAAAGTCGAAACAGGCTACGAGTTTGGTAGATTAGCCCTCTCGTTGCTAGAGGTGTTGAATGCTCAGTCTATGAAGTCCCTGACTTTAAACTTGTTTGGGTCTTTCATCCAGCATCACCAGCAACCGGTCTTGGCAACATTACCGACGCTGAAAGATGGCTACACCACCGGCATAGAAACAGGCGATTTTCTCTACGCTGGCTACAACGTAGCAGCTTACGCCTGTAATGGGCTTTTCGCAGGTGTAGAGGTGGATACGTTGTCATCCGAATTGGCTGCTTACAATGCTGTCCTAGCTCAGATGAAACAAGATTCGGCGCATATTTATTCGGATATGGTGCGGCAAACGGTGGAGCATTTGAGAGAAACGGTGAGTCAACCAGATTGCTTAACTGGCACTATTTATGATGAGACGCTAATGCTGCCGAAGCACCACCAAGATAACGATCTTACCTCGATCGCCATTGTCTACATCTATAAACTGCTGCTTGCCTACTACTTTGGCAATTATCAGGCTGCCTTCAATTACATCACCTCAGTCAAGTCCTACTTGATGGCAGTATCGGGAATGTTTTTTACTTCTATTTTCCATTTTTATGCTGCGCTAACTCATCTAGCACTCTTCCCCACCCAGCCAGATGCAGAACAAGCAAAGCTGCTTGCTGATGCCATAACTCATCAAACTGTTCTCCATCAATGGGCGCAAAATGCCCCGATGAATCATTTGCATAAATGGTATCTAATTGAGGCTGAACGTCATCGAGTTTTGGGTGAAAAAGTCGCCGCCAGTGAGTGTTATGACCAAGCCATCGCTCTTGCCAAAGCACATCAGTTTATCAACGAAGAAGCCTTAGCCAATGAACTGGCAGCCAAATTCTATCTAGATTGGGGCAAAAAGCGCATTGCCCACGAATACATGATTGAAGCCTACTATGGCTATGCTCGTTGGGGTGCAAAAGCCAAAGTCGCCGACTTAGAAAAACGCTATCCTCAACTCCTCGCCTCCATCCTCCAGCAAACCCGTTCTCCTCTATCAACTAACGAAACTATCTTCGTTGTGGGGGGTGTCACATCCACTAGTTCCCCTAGTTCCAGCAGTAGCAGTGTCTCTGTTGCTTTAGATTTAGCCGCTATTCTTAAAGCTTTCCAAACGATCTCAGGCGAAATCGAACTGGAAAAACTGCTTTCATCGTTGCTGGAAATCGTCATTGAAAATGCTGGGGCTGATAAATGCGTATTAATGCTCTTGCGATCCGAACACCTGCTGATCGAAGGGTCAATTACCCTGGGGACGCAGCCAGTCGTATTGCAGCGCCTTCTGGTTGAGGAGAGTCAGGATATTCCCCTGAAGCTGATTTACAAAGTCAAACACAATAGGCAGACAGTTGTGCTATCTGATACAACTGGCGATCCAACCTTAGCCAATGACCCCTATATCCTTCGTCAGCAGCCTAAGAGTATCTTGTGTAGTCCGATTTTGCATCAAGGGAAGTTGCTGGGCATATTGTATCTAGAAAATAATTTAGCAACGGAGGCGTTCACGAGCGATCGCGTTGAACTACTCAACTTACTCTGCGCTCAAGCAGCCATTTCTTTGGAAAATGCCCAACTTTATCAGCGATCGCAGAACTATGCCCAACAGCTAGAGGAATCACTGAACTCATTGAGTGCGAGTAACTCTCGCTTCCATAGCTTGGTAAACAATGTGCCTGGCGTAGTTTTTCAATATCCCATGAGTGCCGATGGGGTTATATCATTGAGCTACATCAGTGCTGACTGTTACAGCTTGCTGGAAATTACCCCAGAGCAAGCTATGTCCGATTGGCAGTTTTTCACCAATATGGTGCATCCAGATGACATCGCAAGTTTTCTACAGTCCCAAACTCACACCATTCAAACCGGATCTTCCTGGCAGTGGTCAGGGCGAATCATTACCCCATCAGGAATTATCAAGTGGATTCATGGGGAATCTCAAATCCAAAGATTTGCCGATGGGTCAATGGTTTGGGATGGATTGTTTTTGGATATTAGCGAACAGCAAGCTGCACTTCATGAACGTCAACTTGCAGAACTTGCCCTACAGGAGAAATCCCTTGCATTAGAAAATGCCCTGAACGATTTGCAGCACGCCCAACTCCAAATAGTTCAAAGTGAAAAAATGTCGGCGCTGGGTAATTTAGTCGCTGGAGTTGCCCACGAAATCAACAATCCCGTTGGCTGTATTATTGGCAACGTTGGTGCTGTCCAAAATTCCATCAATGACTTATTTGGACTGATTGACCTCTACAACGATAAATTCCCTCAACCTGGGACTGAGATTGAAGAGGAATTAGAGACAATCGACCTAGAATATTTACGGGACGATTTACCCAAGTTAGTCAGAGCAATGAAAGATGGCGGCGATCGCATCAAGTCTATCAGTAAGAGTCTTCGTACTTTTTCGCGTGCCGATAGCGACCAAAAACAAACCTTCAACCTCCACGAAGGGATTGATAGCACCATCTTGATTTTACGCCATCGTCTCAAGGCTTCGGAGACTCGTCCAGCCATTGAAGTTGTCACCAACTACGGTCAGATTCCAGCAATTAATTGCTTTCCCGGTCAATTAAATCAAGTATTTATGAATATTCTTGCTAATGCCATTGATGCATTAGATGAATCAAATAATGGTCGGACTTTTGCAGAAATTCAAGCCAATCCTAACTGCATAACTATTCAAACATCGGTCGAAAATGAAAGGGTGAAAATTGCCATTACTGATAATGGTAAAGGGATGAATGAGTCAGTCAAACAAAAGATTTTTGACCATTTATTTACTACGAAGGCTGTCGGTAAAGGTACAGGTTTGGGGTTAGCGATCGCACGGCAAATAGTTGAATCAACCCACGGCGGTAAATTGAGTTGTAACTCGGTTTTGGGTGAGGGTACAGAATTTATTATTGAAATCCCGGTATAA